In one window of Mesoplodon densirostris isolate mMesDen1 chromosome 4, mMesDen1 primary haplotype, whole genome shotgun sequence DNA:
- the NDN gene encoding necdin — MSEQSKDVCDPNFAAEASNSEVHSSAGVSGGPSLPASQAAIFPGPESPPVGPPDAPLASPAPQAPSEEGDPKALQQAAEEGRAHQAPSAAQPCPAPPAPAQLVQKAHELMWYVLVKDQKRMIIWFPDMVKDVIGSYKKWCRSILRRTSLILARVFGLHLRLTSLHTMEFSLVKALEPEELDRVALSNRMPMTGLLMMILSLIYVKGRGARESAVWNVLRILGLRPWKKHSTFGDVRKLITEEFVQQNYLKYQRVPHVEPPEYEFFWGSRASREITKMQIMEFLARVFKKDPQAWPSRYREALEEARALREANPTAHCPRNSVSED, encoded by the coding sequence ATGTCCGAACAAAGTAAGGATGTGTGCGACCCCAACTTTGCAGCCGAGGCCTCCAACTCCGAAGTGCACAGCAGCGCCGGGGTTTCCGGAGGACCCTCTCTGCCCGCGTCTCAGGCCGCGATCTTCCCAGGGCCGGAGAGCCCTCCCGTAGGCCCGCCCGACGCCCCTCTGGCCTCGCCGGCGCCCCAGGCCCCAAGCGAAGAGGGAGACCCGAAGGCCCTGCAGCAGGCCGCGGAGGAAGGCCGCGCCCACCAGGCCCCGAGCGCAGCGCAGCCCTGCCCGGCGCCGCCGGCCCCAGCCCAGCTGGTGCAGAAGGCGCACGAGCTCATGTGGTACGTGCTGGTCAAGGACCAGAAGAGGATGATCATCTGGTTCCCAGACATGGTGAAGGATGTCATCGGCAGTTACAAGAAGTGGTGCAGAAGCATCCTCCGGCGCACCAGCCTCATCCTCGCCCGGGTGTTCGGGCTGCACCTGAGGCTGACCAGCCTGCACACCATGGAGTTCTCGCTGGTCAAAGCTCTGGAGCCTGAGGAGCTGGACAGGGTCGCTCTGAGCAACCGCATGCCGATGACAGGCCTCCTGATGATGATCCTGAGCCTCATCTACGTGAAGGGTCGCGGCGCCCGAGAGAGTGCTGTCTGGAACGTGCTGCGCATCCTAGGGCTGAGGCCTTGGAAGAAGCACTCCACCTTTGGAGACGTGAGAAAGCTCATCACCGAGGAGTTCGTCCAACAGAACTACCTGAAGTACCAGCGCGTCCCCCACGTCGAGCCCCCTGAGTATGAGTTCTTCTGGGGCTCCCGTGCCAGCCGTGAAATAACCAAGATGCAGATCATGGAGTTCCTGGCCAGGGTCTTTAAGAAAGACCCCCAGGCCTGGCCTTCCCGCTACAGGGAAGCACTGGAAGAGGCCAGAGCCCTGCGGGAGGCCAACCCCACTGCCCACTGCCCCCGCAACAGTGTCTCCGAGGACTAG